The Pseudomonas parafulva genome window below encodes:
- a CDS encoding hydrogen peroxide-inducible genes activator yields the protein MTLTELRYIVTLAQEQHFGHAAERCHVSQPTLSVGVKKLEDELGVLIFERSKSAVRLTPVGESIVAQAQKVLEQAQGIRELAQAGKNQLTAPLKVGAIYTVGPYLFPHLIPQLHRVAPQMPLYIEENFTHVLREKLRNGELDAVIIALPFNEADVLTLPLYDEPFCALMPADHPWTAKKTIDTALLNDKSLLLLGEGHCFRDQVLEACPTLNKGADASKHTTVESSSLETIRHMVASGLGVSILPLSAVHSHHYAPGVIEVRPLTAPAPFRTVAIAWRASFPRPKAIEILADSIRLCSVAKTPTQQPA from the coding sequence ATGACCCTCACAGAACTCCGCTACATCGTCACACTCGCCCAGGAGCAACACTTCGGCCACGCGGCTGAGCGTTGCCACGTCAGCCAGCCTACCCTGTCGGTCGGTGTGAAGAAGCTCGAGGACGAGCTGGGGGTGCTGATCTTCGAGCGCAGCAAGAGTGCGGTGCGCCTCACGCCTGTCGGCGAAAGCATCGTCGCCCAGGCGCAGAAGGTGCTGGAGCAGGCCCAGGGCATCCGCGAACTGGCCCAGGCCGGCAAGAACCAGCTCACCGCCCCGCTGAAGGTCGGCGCCATCTATACCGTCGGCCCCTACCTGTTCCCCCACCTCATTCCACAGCTGCACCGGGTCGCGCCGCAGATGCCGCTGTACATCGAGGAAAACTTCACCCACGTGCTGCGCGAGAAGCTGCGCAACGGCGAGCTGGATGCAGTGATCATCGCCTTGCCGTTCAACGAGGCCGACGTGCTCACCCTGCCGCTGTACGACGAGCCGTTCTGCGCGCTGATGCCGGCCGATCACCCATGGACCGCGAAGAAGACCATCGACACCGCTCTGCTCAACGACAAGAGCCTGCTGCTGCTCGGTGAAGGTCACTGCTTCCGCGACCAGGTGCTCGAAGCCTGCCCGACCCTGAACAAGGGTGCGGATGCCTCCAAGCACACCACGGTGGAATCCAGCTCGCTGGAAACCATCCGTCACATGGTCGCCTCCGGCCTGGGCGTCTCCATCCTGCCGCTGTCTGCCGTGCACAGTCACCACTATGCACCCGGTGTGATCGAAGTACGCCCGCTCACCGCCCCTGCGCCGTTCCGCACCGTGGCCATCGCCTGGCGTGCCAGCTTCCCACGGCCCAAGGCCATCGAGATCCTCGCCGACTCGATCCGCCTGTGCTCGGTGGCCAAGACGCCCACGCAACAGCCGGCCTGA
- a CDS encoding energy transducer TonB, with amino-acid sequence MTKTRSNLARYGVGLAVVLGVHAIAVLLMLNWTVPQAIELPPAAMMVELAPLPEPAPPPPPKVAPPPPAPVEEPPLPKVAEAPKPKIAINKPPKPKVKPQPPKPEKKPEPPKDEPPAKEQVADTPPSNAPPQKSVAPQPSIASNSNALPNWQSDLLRHLAKYKKYPEDARRRGLQGINRLRFVVDADGKILSYSMAAGSGSASLDRATMDMIRRAGTVPKPPPELLNNGQIEVVAPFVFSLDKR; translated from the coding sequence ATGACAAAGACGCGCTCCAACCTGGCGCGCTACGGTGTAGGCCTGGCGGTCGTGCTGGGTGTGCACGCGATCGCCGTGCTGCTCATGCTCAATTGGACGGTGCCCCAGGCCATCGAACTGCCTCCGGCAGCGATGATGGTCGAATTGGCGCCTTTGCCGGAGCCGGCACCGCCGCCGCCACCGAAAGTCGCCCCACCGCCGCCGGCGCCGGTCGAAGAGCCGCCGCTGCCGAAGGTCGCCGAGGCGCCGAAGCCGAAGATCGCCATCAACAAGCCGCCCAAGCCGAAGGTCAAGCCGCAGCCGCCCAAGCCTGAGAAGAAGCCCGAGCCGCCGAAGGACGAGCCTCCCGCCAAGGAGCAGGTCGCCGATACGCCGCCCAGCAATGCGCCACCGCAGAAGTCGGTCGCACCGCAGCCAAGTATCGCGTCCAACAGCAATGCCCTGCCGAACTGGCAGAGTGACCTGCTGCGCCATCTGGCCAAGTACAAGAAGTACCCGGAGGACGCGCGCCGTCGCGGCCTGCAAGGCATCAACCGACTGCGTTTCGTGGTCGATGCCGACGGCAAGATTCTGTCCTACTCGATGGCAGCAGGTTCAGGCAGCGCTTCGCTGGACCGAGCGACCATGGACATGATCCGCCGCGCGGGCACGGTGCCGAAGCCGCCGCCGGAGCTGCTGAACAACGGTCAGATCGAAGTGGTCGCGCCCTTTGTCTTCTCGCTGGACAAGCGCTGA
- the exbD gene encoding TonB system transport protein ExbD encodes MGLHLNEGGDDLAENHEINVTPFIDVMLVLLIIFMVAAPLATVDIKVDLPASTAKPAPRPEKPVFVSVKADKKLYVGDDPVATPDQLGAMLDGKTKGDKETTIFFQADKGVDYGDLMEVMNTMRAAGYLKVGLVGLETAAKK; translated from the coding sequence ATGGGCCTGCATCTCAACGAAGGTGGCGACGACCTCGCCGAAAACCACGAAATCAACGTCACCCCGTTCATCGACGTGATGCTGGTACTGCTGATCATCTTCATGGTTGCCGCGCCTTTGGCGACGGTCGACATCAAGGTCGATCTGCCCGCCTCCACCGCCAAACCGGCGCCGAGGCCGGAGAAGCCGGTGTTCGTCAGCGTCAAGGCCGACAAGAAGCTGTATGTCGGCGATGACCCGGTGGCCACACCCGATCAGCTTGGCGCGATGCTCGACGGCAAGACCAAGGGTGACAAGGAAACCACCATCTTCTTCCAGGCTGACAAGGGGGTCGACTACGGCGACCTGATGGAAGTGATGAACACCATGCGTGCGGCCGGCTATCTCAAGGTCGGTCTGGTCGGACTCGAGACGGCAGCGAAGAAATGA
- the exbB gene encoding tonB-system energizer ExbB encodes MTRTQPSASPTTSRAWGAIAALMFSLVLAPAAMADEPAANGAAAPAAAAPATPAAPTAAQPSTTDTAAAPVDAPAPADDSTQALVEDTSLGMAHDLSPWGMYKNADVVVKAVMIGLAIASIITWTIWIAKGFELLGAKRRLRGEIAVLKKSASLKEASTVANKEGTLAHTLVHDALEEMRLSANSREKEGIKERVSFRLERLVAASGRAMSSGTGVLATIGSTAPFVGLFGTVWGIMNSFIGIAKTQTTNLAVVAPGIAEALLATALGLVAAIPAVVIYNVFARSIAGYKAQVSDASAQVLLLVSRDLDHQAGDRAAPHMVKVG; translated from the coding sequence ATGACTCGTACTCAACCCTCCGCTTCGCCAACCACATCGCGCGCCTGGGGCGCCATCGCCGCGCTGATGTTCAGCCTGGTACTGGCACCGGCCGCCATGGCTGATGAGCCCGCCGCCAATGGCGCAGCCGCGCCAGCCGCCGCAGCCCCGGCGACCCCGGCAGCCCCCACTGCTGCCCAGCCGTCGACGACAGACACCGCCGCCGCACCCGTCGACGCCCCGGCACCTGCCGACGACAGCACTCAGGCGCTGGTCGAGGACACCTCACTGGGCATGGCTCACGACCTGTCGCCCTGGGGCATGTACAAGAACGCCGACGTGGTGGTCAAGGCCGTGATGATCGGCTTGGCCATCGCCTCCATCATCACCTGGACCATCTGGATCGCCAAAGGCTTCGAGCTGCTGGGCGCCAAGCGCCGTCTGCGTGGCGAAATCGCCGTGCTGAAGAAGTCCGCCAGCCTCAAGGAGGCCAGCACGGTCGCCAACAAGGAAGGCACCCTGGCCCATACCCTGGTGCATGACGCCCTCGAGGAAATGCGCCTGTCGGCCAACAGCCGCGAGAAAGAAGGCATCAAAGAACGCGTCAGCTTCCGTCTGGAACGCCTGGTGGCCGCCAGCGGCCGCGCCATGAGCAGCGGCACCGGCGTACTGGCGACCATCGGTTCCACCGCACCGTTCGTCGGTCTGTTCGGTACCGTATGGGGCATCATGAACAGCTTCATCGGCATCGCCAAGACCCAGACCACCAACCTGGCCGTGGTCGCACCGGGTATCGCCGAGGCCCTGCTGGCAACGGCACTGGGTCTGGTCGCCGCCATCCCGGCGGTGGTCATCTACAACGTCTTCGCCCGCTCCATCGCCGGCTACAAGGCGCAGGTGTCCGACGCTTCGGCGCAGGTCCTGCTGCTGGTCAGCCGCGACCTCGACCACCAGGCTGGCGATCGCGCCGCCCCGCACATGGTGAAAGTGGGGTAA
- a CDS encoding SDR family oxidoreductase, translating into MPDLSAMIVGCGDVGGRLARQLLARGWQVHGLRRSVDQLPNGVLPVAADLAQVEMPAAWPEGSFDYLVYCVAASQHDEPGYRAAYVEGLRNVLSWMAQRAQRPRRILFVSSSSVYAQKDGAWVDERAATEPEAYSGRVMLEAEKLALNSGMPASVVRLTGIYGPGREWLLSQVRQGYRVAEEPPLYGNRIHADDAAGLLAFLLQADAGGQVLQDCYIGVDDDPAPLADVVTWLRQYLGITEWSDEQRVRRTGSKRCSNARARALGWAPQYPSYKEGYAAILLGQG; encoded by the coding sequence ATGCCCGATTTATCCGCAATGATCGTAGGCTGCGGCGATGTAGGCGGGCGATTGGCTCGACAGTTGCTCGCGCGTGGCTGGCAGGTGCATGGCCTGCGAAGGTCCGTCGATCAACTGCCCAATGGCGTGCTGCCGGTGGCGGCGGACCTCGCCCAAGTCGAGATGCCAGCGGCTTGGCCCGAGGGCTCTTTCGATTACCTGGTCTACTGCGTGGCAGCCAGTCAGCACGACGAGCCCGGTTATCGTGCAGCCTATGTCGAGGGGTTGCGTAACGTGCTGTCGTGGATGGCGCAGCGGGCACAGCGGCCTCGCCGAATCCTCTTCGTCTCCAGCAGCAGCGTCTATGCCCAGAAGGATGGCGCCTGGGTCGATGAGCGTGCGGCTACCGAACCAGAGGCCTATTCCGGTCGAGTCATGCTTGAGGCTGAAAAGCTGGCACTGAACAGTGGCATGCCCGCCAGTGTGGTGCGCCTCACCGGCATCTACGGACCAGGCCGTGAATGGCTCTTGAGTCAAGTGCGTCAGGGCTACCGGGTGGCCGAAGAGCCGCCGTTGTACGGCAACCGAATCCATGCCGATGATGCCGCAGGTCTGCTGGCGTTTCTTCTGCAGGCCGATGCCGGTGGGCAGGTGCTGCAAGACTGTTATATCGGCGTCGATGACGATCCGGCGCCACTGGCCGACGTGGTCACCTGGTTGCGCCAGTACCTGGGCATCACAGAATGGTCGGACGAGCAGCGCGTGCGTCGTACCGGGAGCAAGCGGTGCAGCAACGCGCGTGCTCGGGCACTGGGCTGGGCGCCGCAGTATCCGAGCTACAAGGAGGGTTACGCCGCGATTCTGCTGGGTCAGGGTTAA